In Vibrio stylophorae, the genomic stretch GTGCCAAAATCGTAAATCCAATAGCGCCAAATAAACCAAGTGAGCATCGGCCCATTTTCATCCATGGTTGCAAAGTCATGGGTAAATTGCTCCTTGGCGGTCGCCAACTCTTGCGCACTCACCCCTTGGCTCAATGAATGAAATACTTCTCGCATCGCCTGATCCGTCAATGCTTGCTCGCCTTTTTTAATATTGGCAGAGAGCATCCAAGTTCGATGTAAACCTCCATCCAATGTAATGAGGTAAGCTTCCGGCGAATAGTCTAAACCATGTTGCTCACGCACAACGTTGTAAAGTCGCTTATTGACAATGCGATAGAGTAAATCAGCCATGAAAATATCTTGCGCGGTATTTTGCGCCTCACCTTTGCCCGCTAATAGCAACTGGTAGATCTCGCCCGACTCAGGATTGCCTTCAACCACCAAATTTGAGCCATCTAGCGCTTGAAAACCATCGTCAATTTGCGTGACTGGCGCGGCTGTCGATTGCGGTAATACTGCAATATATTTGCGCATCAAGTTTGCGACCTCAATGGCCGGCAGATCAGCAACAATCACCACTTTGGTATGGCCACTTTGTTCAAAGAGTTTCGCTTTAACCGCCGAAATATCCGTTTGTGTCACCGCTGCTAAATCTTGCCAAGTGGACATCCGATTTGGACTCTTCGCCGTAAATAATTTTTGGTTCATCGCCAAGTAAAAACGACCTAAACCAGCGCTTTGATTCTGTTTGGCTTCTTGAACCATTGCCGCTTGCACTTGCTTCATCGCTTTTTCTGAAGGTTGCGCATTCAGCCAATAGGCCTGCAAAACCGCAAGGACATCTTCGAAATAGGCATGATTACTGTGCAACTCAAAACCATGGCGGCTTTCTTGGATAAAGGGGAGGAGACGACTGTTTTTACGCTGGAACAATTGCTCCACTTGAGTGGCACTCATCTTACCCAAGCCACTGCGATAGAGCACTGGGATGGTCATATTCGCCGCGGCAAATAGAGCAGGGTCGAGTTTTGATTTACCGCCAACACCACCAATCACCATATAGATGTCGCTGTGAAATTGCTTGTCACGTAAATAGGTCACTTCCATACCATTACTCAACTGCCAACGCGTTAAGTTTGGATAGGTGGCATCCACTTGTGTGGATACAATGTCTCCCACATCAGGGAGCACAGGAATCTCATAATCCGCGCCATCCGCCAGCGCAAATATGGCCGGCGCTAAACGCAACACTTCGTAATCAGCGATTTTTGCCTTTAACTGCGACAAAGACTCCCCTTGCTGCCCGCCTAATAAATACTGTGCCTGCTGCGATAACAAAGCCTGAATATGCGCATCCACGCGATTTTTATCGGTGCGCTTAATAAAGTCGGTCAGATTAGCGGCATGATCACCTTTGCTTTGCGACATCTCGCCATTATTTAGCGCATAGAGTTTGTGATTCGCCCATTCAGGCGCTTCAGTTTCAGACCACCATTGATCGATACTATTCAAGGAAACTTGATAATCCATCAACGCAGTGTCGAGCTCTTGCGCCGTGATCCCTTGGTCACGAAGCTGAGCAAGGCTTTGCAACATCACCTTGGTCACCGATGTCCGCTCACTGGCATCAAATCGCGCTTGTGGTACCAAAGCGATACGCTGCTCAACTTGATAGGCAGGACTATCTACGAATTGATAAATCACACCTTGCAGATCAAACGATTGGATAATGCGATTTGTAATTATTTTCGCCGCAATTTGATTGAGCCAAAGTCGCTGCTGCTCGGCATGCGTCATCAGAGATGACGAGCCTAAATCGTAGATCAAACCAAATACGGCACTGTTTTGTTCAGGCACCGTCATCACCAAGGGTTGATTGGGGAAATGCGTCAGCGTTTGCTTGACGGGCGGCTTGAGACCTTCTTCGTCGGGCGTGCTCGCCTGCATTGAACCAAAGAAGGCTTCAATTTGCGGCTCCAATTGCGTCGGATCGATATCCCCCGTCACAATGAGCTCAAGCATCTGTGGTTGATACCAACGCTGATAAAATGGTTTTAACTTGGCTCGACTGAGCGCTTCAATACTCTCTTTGCTGCCAATTGGATCGCGCGTGGCAAAAACAGAGTCCGCAACAAGATATTGATACATTTGCGCATCAACGGTGGGATGTTCTGGGCGGCGTAATCGAAACTCACCAGCCACCACTTTTTTCTCATTCTCTAACGCTTGTTCATTGAGATGAAGTCCTTGGCCAATATCAGCAAACCACTGCAACGCAGGTTGTAACTGCGAGCGATTCGCTAAATCCAGCTGGTAATAGGTCCATTGATAGTTGGTATAGGCATTAATATCAGGGCCGAAGGTTGCGCCCCCTTTTTCAAATAGAGAAATCACATCATTGGGCTGAAAATGCGAGCTGCCCAAAAAAGCCATATGCTCAAGAAAATGGGCGTAACCTAAT encodes the following:
- a CDS encoding M16 family metallopeptidase, whose translation is MKWMRAWSVLLILLIAGCASQVSEQQFAKDPDWHSGQLANGFRYHLRTVPGEVVSLRLGVHVGSLQEQDDQLGYAHFLEHMAFLGSSHFQPNDVISLFEKGGATFGPDINAYTNYQWTYYQLDLANRSQLQPALQWFADIGQGLHLNEQALENEKKVVAGEFRLRRPEHPTVDAQMYQYLVADSVFATRDPIGSKESIEALSRAKLKPFYQRWYQPQMLELIVTGDIDPTQLEPQIEAFFGSMQASTPDEEGLKPPVKQTLTHFPNQPLVMTVPEQNSAVFGLIYDLGSSSLMTHAEQQRLWLNQIAAKIITNRIIQSFDLQGVIYQFVDSPAYQVEQRIALVPQARFDASERTSVTKVMLQSLAQLRDQGITAQELDTALMDYQVSLNSIDQWWSETEAPEWANHKLYALNNGEMSQSKGDHAANLTDFIKRTDKNRVDAHIQALLSQQAQYLLGGQQGESLSQLKAKIADYEVLRLAPAIFALADGADYEIPVLPDVGDIVSTQVDATYPNLTRWQLSNGMEVTYLRDKQFHSDIYMVIGGVGGKSKLDPALFAAANMTIPVLYRSGLGKMSATQVEQLFQRKNSRLLPFIQESRHGFELHSNHAYFEDVLAVLQAYWLNAQPSEKAMKQVQAAMVQEAKQNQSAGLGRFYLAMNQKLFTAKSPNRMSTWQDLAAVTQTDISAVKAKLFEQSGHTKVVIVADLPAIEVANLMRKYIAVLPQSTAAPVTQIDDGFQALDGSNLVVEGNPESGEIYQLLLAGKGEAQNTAQDIFMADLLYRIVNKRLYNVVREQHGLDYSPEAYLITLDGGLHRTWMLSANIKKGEQALTDQAMREVFHSLSQGVSAQELATAKEQFTHDFATMDENGPMLTWFIWRYWIYDFGTEAIMDVPKALAQIDLDDFNQYVKSQFALPQQLSTNQFQ